From the Carya illinoinensis cultivar Pawnee chromosome 4, C.illinoinensisPawnee_v1, whole genome shotgun sequence genome, one window contains:
- the LOC122307975 gene encoding desumoylating isopeptidase 1-like codes for MAEEGQRVTLNVYDLSQGLAGQLSTSFLGKAIEGVWHTGVVVYGNEYYFGGGIQHAPAGLTPYGTPIRVVELGVTHVPKEVFEMYLQEISPRFTAETYSLLTHNCNNFSNDVAQFLVGATIPDYILQLPNEIMSSPMGALILPMIQNLETTMKSGAVPQVPQFRPSMGQSSRPTTNIKASDNKMKSVEKRSKSEKPRTPENTVPPAVKVAKEKSTINGIAGDPLGNARSKVQNEISNEFAAIMATGTLRASEAAALATRRVMQRYQNINAAMPKS; via the exons ATGGCCGAG GAGGGTCAAAGGGTTACCTTGAATGTTTATGACCTTAGCCAAGGACTAGCTGGGCAGCTTTCCACGTCTTTTTTGGGGAAGGCTATTGAGGGTGTATG GCACACCGGAGTTGTTGTTTACGGTAATGAATACTACTTTGGGGGAGGCATACAACATGCTCCTGCTGGATTGACACCATATGGTACACCGATTAGGGTTGTAGAATTGGGAGTTACGCATGTGCCAAAGGAAGTATTTGAAATGTATCTTCAGGAAATAAGCCCTCGATTTACTGCTGAAACATATAGCTTGCTCACACACAATTGCAATAACTTTAGCAATGATGTTGCTCAGTTTTTGGTTGGTGCAACCATTCCAGACTACATTCTTCAGCTTCCTAACGAAATTATGAGTAGTCCAATGGGAGCACTTATCT TGCCCATGATACAGAATCTGGAGACAACAATGAAATCTGGTGCTGTTCCCCAAGTCCCACAATTTAGGCCTTCGATGGGCCAGTCTTCGCGACCGACCACAAACATCAAAGCGAGTGATAACAAAATGAAATCTGTAGAGAAACGGTCCAAGTCTGAGAAGCCAAGGACACCCGAAAACACAGTGCCACCTGCTGTCAAAGTTGCAAAGGAGAAATCTACAATCAATGGGATTGCGGGAGACCCACTTGGGAATGCTCGGAGCAAGGTGCAGAACGAGATAAGCAATGAATTCGCTGCAATCATGGCAACAGGGACATTGCGTGCAAGTGAGGCTGCTGCGCTGGCAACAAGAAGAGTTATGCAAAGATATCAGAATATAAATGCAGCAATGCCAAAGAGTTAG